A genomic region of Pseudomonas frederiksbergensis contains the following coding sequences:
- a CDS encoding helix-turn-helix domain-containing protein — MNNHSGDRAVTIGANLKRYREAKGLTQQAVWEAAGVSKSSYTSYEAGRGMPSADKVVSLAHVLGTTTDELLLDPSEMLVSQDMVPILKRFEALPPEIRHQAKIALKGVLFGYEQEALR; from the coding sequence ATGAACAACCACTCAGGTGACAGAGCCGTGACCATTGGTGCAAATCTTAAGCGCTACCGAGAGGCGAAGGGCTTAACGCAACAAGCGGTTTGGGAGGCTGCAGGCGTTAGTAAATCGAGTTACACGTCCTACGAGGCAGGTCGTGGAATGCCATCTGCGGACAAGGTTGTAAGCCTTGCACATGTGCTTGGAACCACGACGGACGAACTACTGCTCGACCCGTCTGAAATGTTGGTTTCCCAAGACATGGTTCCTATCCTGAAGCGATTTGAGGCACTGCCGCCAGAGATTCGGCATCAGGCAAAAATTGCCCTAAAAGGTGTGCTTTTCGGATACGAACAGGAAGCCTTGAGGTAG
- a CDS encoding type II secretion system protein GspD, with the protein MIRFLLLCLLSFSAIAADKQAPYQFDLTGLPIGQVAQIFYADAFRKPYILSPEVLEDGRPVSLRVQGSAVQVRADFVRLLDAFGYAVTQRNGVDHVMPKKEPAPPPGEYFLYRPLYRDVAYLSETLAPLFQGKFGVDRGISVPGQTPMTGSAPRGSAASLLNRDADQLVFVGTKAEIANLRSLLPQVDIEMGEVMLRSAVYEVQTGDRDGSAFSLAASLLKGKVSINLAGNPLDNSVSISTGDFNAVLSALSSDSRFKVVSQPSLRVRSGKEATINVGAEVPVLGALSYPQGAGQAVQSVEYRNSGVIFTITPQVRQAVVDLTIDQQLSNFVQTTTGVNGSPTLTKRQLTTNVQMRNAEVVILGGLTEEKTSETQTGLSFLPSIFRSKVTESSKSEILLVIQMMRM; encoded by the coding sequence ATGATCCGGTTCTTGTTATTGTGCCTGTTGTCATTTTCCGCGATTGCCGCCGATAAGCAGGCGCCGTATCAGTTCGATCTGACCGGCTTGCCGATTGGCCAAGTGGCTCAAATTTTCTATGCCGATGCCTTCCGTAAGCCCTACATCCTGTCGCCGGAAGTGCTCGAGGACGGTCGGCCTGTGTCGTTGCGTGTTCAGGGCTCCGCCGTCCAGGTGCGCGCCGATTTCGTCCGTCTTCTTGATGCCTTTGGTTACGCTGTTACGCAGCGCAACGGCGTCGATCACGTCATGCCGAAAAAAGAGCCAGCACCGCCTCCTGGTGAATACTTTCTGTACCGACCGCTTTACCGCGATGTGGCCTATCTGTCCGAAACGCTCGCGCCATTGTTCCAGGGAAAATTTGGTGTTGATCGCGGGATTTCTGTTCCTGGTCAAACTCCGATGACCGGATCTGCTCCGCGTGGATCGGCTGCCAGCCTGTTAAATCGTGATGCTGATCAGCTGGTTTTTGTCGGTACAAAGGCTGAAATTGCCAACTTGCGTTCGTTGTTGCCCCAGGTTGATATCGAGATGGGCGAAGTGATGTTGCGTAGTGCAGTTTATGAGGTTCAAACCGGCGACCGTGACGGTTCCGCTTTTTCCCTGGCTGCCTCGTTGCTCAAGGGTAAAGTATCGATCAACTTGGCCGGTAATCCGCTCGATAACTCCGTCAGCATTAGTACGGGCGACTTCAATGCCGTCCTGTCGGCTCTGTCGTCCGATTCGCGTTTTAAGGTGGTCAGTCAGCCGAGTTTGCGTGTGCGATCAGGTAAAGAAGCGACGATAAACGTCGGTGCAGAAGTGCCGGTGCTGGGTGCCTTGTCGTATCCGCAAGGTGCTGGCCAAGCTGTCCAGTCGGTCGAATATCGTAACTCTGGGGTGATTTTTACCATCACCCCTCAGGTGCGCCAGGCTGTTGTCGATCTGACCATTGATCAGCAGCTTTCCAACTTCGTGCAGACCACTACCGGCGTGAATGGAAGCCCGACTTTGACCAAGCGGCAATTGACTACAAACGTGCAGATGCGCAACGCCGAGGTGGTCATTTTGGGTGGATTGACCGAGGAAAAAACCTCAGAAACGCAAACTGGCCTATCTTTCCTGCCGTCTATTTTCCGTTCCAAGGTTACTGAGTCGAGCAAATCGGAAATCTTGCTGGTTATCCAGATGATGAGGATGTGA
- a CDS encoding DUF2523 family protein has protein sequence MFAILLSAVNTLLAFLVRGVLIKFVVFTALYFIVSELVSAMVSLLPNGSSLTSAFTGISSATWYFLDLFAASQGIPLIIAALVTRFIIRRIPVIG, from the coding sequence ATGTTTGCTATTTTACTTTCCGCTGTTAACACGTTGCTCGCGTTCCTGGTGCGAGGGGTATTAATCAAGTTTGTCGTTTTCACGGCCTTGTATTTCATTGTGTCCGAGCTGGTTTCTGCCATGGTGTCATTGCTGCCTAACGGCAGCTCTTTGACTTCGGCCTTCACTGGTATTAGTTCGGCTACTTGGTATTTCCTTGATCTCTTCGCAGCTTCGCAAGGCATTCCGCTTATCATTGCCGCGCTTGTAACTCGGTTCATCATCCGCCGTATTCCGGTAATTGGCTGA
- a CDS encoding helix-turn-helix domain-containing protein: protein MTEQESYASVWDAICDSPGEATVMKLKSELLMVLQTRVKSCSGKEEAAAFLGITKPRLTELVQGKIDRFTLEQLVQLLVAAGLDVEIQVKPRLPEGH from the coding sequence ATGACAGAGCAAGAAAGCTACGCCAGTGTCTGGGACGCAATATGCGATTCACCAGGTGAAGCGACCGTCATGAAGCTCAAGTCGGAGCTGCTGATGGTTTTGCAGACTCGCGTCAAAAGCTGCTCGGGCAAGGAAGAGGCGGCTGCTTTTCTTGGCATTACCAAGCCGCGGCTAACTGAGTTAGTCCAGGGCAAAATAGATCGTTTCACCCTTGAGCAGCTCGTCCAGTTGCTTGTAGCTGCCGGCCTGGACGTAGAAATCCAGGTCAAACCTCGACTGCCCGAAGGGCATTAG
- a CDS encoding zonular occludens toxin domain-containing protein, producing MGSGKSFECVVSVIVPAVAKGRRVVTNVDGIDSDAIRAYINEKQGIALEKLGEVVHCQNEDVFKADFLPHGQPVDTFCQPGDLICIDEAWRFWGSDSKIGTEHRIFFREHRHYAHAETGVTCDLVLMVQDISDLHRILKTVVELSFRTTKIKSLGLNKIYRVEMWEGWKQTAKARVDVMNKKYDPEIFPLYSSYSGGHGKEVQVDDRQNILKNPKVWFFLFMIVFGGVGSVWGVLHFFNRGAAPATVVQQAASAAQPAPNIVPSAPSQVLSTEWRIAGEIVVDGQRQVVLVNTDGVIRYEHPSNFQNSGRVMTGQLDGQRVSTFSGGKPPAASSVPLPGKNP from the coding sequence ATGGGCTCGGGCAAAAGCTTCGAGTGTGTCGTCTCCGTTATCGTCCCAGCGGTCGCTAAAGGGCGCCGGGTTGTGACAAACGTCGACGGTATCGACTCCGATGCCATCCGTGCATACATCAACGAGAAACAGGGCATTGCCCTGGAGAAACTCGGCGAAGTGGTGCACTGCCAAAACGAAGACGTTTTCAAGGCTGATTTTTTGCCACACGGCCAGCCGGTGGACACGTTCTGCCAGCCCGGTGATTTGATCTGCATCGACGAAGCTTGGCGATTCTGGGGTTCTGATTCGAAGATCGGCACCGAACACCGGATTTTCTTCCGCGAGCATCGTCACTATGCCCACGCTGAAACCGGTGTGACCTGTGACCTGGTACTTATGGTTCAGGACATTTCCGACCTTCATCGCATCTTGAAAACGGTGGTCGAGCTGTCGTTTCGTACCACCAAAATTAAGTCGCTGGGTTTGAATAAAATCTACCGAGTTGAGATGTGGGAAGGCTGGAAACAGACGGCCAAAGCCCGTGTTGACGTGATGAATAAAAAGTATGACCCGGAGATTTTCCCGCTCTATTCGTCGTACTCAGGCGGTCACGGCAAAGAAGTCCAGGTGGATGACCGACAGAACATCCTGAAAAACCCAAAGGTCTGGTTTTTCCTGTTCATGATTGTTTTCGGCGGTGTCGGGTCGGTCTGGGGTGTCCTGCACTTCTTCAACCGTGGTGCTGCTCCCGCTACGGTCGTTCAGCAAGCCGCAAGCGCCGCGCAACCAGCGCCCAATATTGTGCCTTCTGCTCCTTCTCAGGTGCTTTCCACTGAATGGCGTATTGCTGGGGAAATTGTCGTTGATGGTCAGCGACAAGTCGTCCTGGTGAACACTGACGGCGTGATCCGTTACGAGCATCCGAGCAACTTCCAGAATTCAGGCCGCGTTATGACTGGTCAACTCGACGGCCAGCGCGTCAGCACCTTCAGCGGTGGCAAGCCTCCGGCCGCGTCCTCCGTTCCTCTCCCTGGTAAAAATCCATGA